In Sporosarcina psychrophila, a genomic segment contains:
- a CDS encoding DUF6241 domain-containing protein: protein MKYKKTILITSGIVALSLSAYLVFNQWNKGSVTIEEKPSGPKAGVVIPVIEIDEKRTIPVEEEFPTSMEEYGIQEALHGMSHQKVAAEDKWGFLPMTQDRVQRLIEVVEANKYISVPVYLDILNRWANNDFSRADKDHNAIWDLQEGNVGKASGLLSIEEERAFIKKYFKIENE from the coding sequence GTGAAATATAAAAAAACTATATTAATAACATCGGGGATTGTTGCACTGAGCTTAAGTGCGTACCTTGTTTTCAATCAGTGGAATAAGGGCAGTGTAACAATCGAGGAGAAACCTAGTGGACCAAAAGCGGGAGTTGTAATACCAGTAATTGAGATTGACGAAAAAAGAACAATACCAGTTGAAGAAGAATTTCCAACTTCAATGGAAGAGTATGGGATACAAGAAGCACTTCATGGTATGTCTCACCAAAAAGTAGCAGCTGAAGATAAATGGGGTTTCCTTCCTATGACTCAAGATCGTGTGCAACGTTTGATTGAGGTTGTCGAAGCAAATAAATATATCAGCGTTCCAGTGTATTTGGACATTCTTAATCGCTGGGCAAACAATGATTTCTCAAGGGCAGATAAAGACCATAATGCCATTTGGGATTTGCAAGAAGGGAATGTTGGAAAGGCTAGTGGGTTGTTATCTATTGAAGAGGAGAGAGCATTTATTAAAAAATATTTCAAAATTGAAAATGAGTAA